In a genomic window of Lonchura striata isolate bLonStr1 chromosome 4, bLonStr1.mat, whole genome shotgun sequence:
- the NMU gene encoding neuromedin-U isoform X2, whose translation MGPLCHPRPAAAAPGRSPRQAADGAALPGSPLLLLCLLLASSVSACRGAPMPSQALTSDEDMQLLKEIDDACSAYLSTDSQPQVSSTLEELCFLIMGFLQKPQDLDEKDNTKRFLFHYSKTHDSGNSDVMEELQGPGGIQSRGYFFYRPRNGRRSVDFR comes from the exons ATGGgacccctgtgccaccctcggcccgccgcggccgcccccgggCGCAGCCCGCGGCAGGCAGCGGAcggcgcggcgctgcccggctccccgctgctgctcctctgccttctcctcGCTTCCTCCGTTTCTGCTTGCAGAG GTGCACCAATGCCATCCCAAGCACTCACATCAGATGAGGATATGCAGCTGTTGAAAGAG ATAGATGATGCATGTTCTGCTTACCTGTCCACAGATTCTCAGCCTCAG GTATCCAGTACACTGGAAGAACTTTGTTTTTTGATCATGGGATTTCTCCAGAAACCACAG GATTTAGATGAGAAAGACAACACCAAAAGG TTCTTATTTCATTATTCTAAGACTCATGACTCGGGCAACTCAGACGTCATG gaagaaCTCCAAGGACCTGGAGGGATTCAAAGCAGAGGCTACTTCTTCTACAgg CCACGTAATGGAAGGAGATCAGTGGATTTCCGCTAA
- the NMU gene encoding neuromedin-U isoform X1: MGPLCHPRPAAAAPGRSPRQAADGAALPGSPLLLLCLLLASSVSACRGAPMPSQALTSDEDMQLLKEIDDACSAYLSTDSQPQVSSTLEELCFLIMGFLQKPQDLDEKDNTKRFLFHYSKTHDSGNSDVMSSVLHPLLQLVPHLNERRLKRYKLDEELQGPGGIQSRGYFFYRPRNGRRSVDFR, encoded by the exons ATGGgacccctgtgccaccctcggcccgccgcggccgcccccgggCGCAGCCCGCGGCAGGCAGCGGAcggcgcggcgctgcccggctccccgctgctgctcctctgccttctcctcGCTTCCTCCGTTTCTGCTTGCAGAG GTGCACCAATGCCATCCCAAGCACTCACATCAGATGAGGATATGCAGCTGTTGAAAGAG ATAGATGATGCATGTTCTGCTTACCTGTCCACAGATTCTCAGCCTCAG GTATCCAGTACACTGGAAGAACTTTGTTTTTTGATCATGGGATTTCTCCAGAAACCACAG GATTTAGATGAGAAAGACAACACCAAAAGG TTCTTATTTCATTATTCTAAGACTCATGACTCGGGCAACTCAGACGTCATG TCATCTGTCCTGCATCCTTTACTGCAACTCGTTCCTCACCTTAATGAGAGAAGACTGAAGAGATACAAACTGGAC gaagaaCTCCAAGGACCTGGAGGGATTCAAAGCAGAGGCTACTTCTTCTACAgg CCACGTAATGGAAGGAGATCAGTGGATTTCCGCTAA